The genomic segment CAGGTTGTTGCCCTAAACACGGCTGGCTGGGCTTTGTGCTTTCAGTGTCTGGATGCGACTCGTTCTGGGAGAGCAGCGCTGATCTGAAGGCCTGCTACCAGTTTAACCTGAACTCTCTCCTCACCTGGAGCCAGGCCTACACTTCCTGTCAGTCACAGGGAGGTGATctgctctccatcacacacGTTGCAGAACACAGCTACATCAGGGGTGTGTATGCCTGCATGCCATCTGGACATTCACACAGGTGTGTCAGTCtgcatttatttactgatgATTTGTCTCTACAGAAAGACTTTCAGACATaggtgtggtggtgtggatTGGGCTAAATCACTTGGCTAAGGCAGAGGGGTGGCAGTGGTCAGATCGATCTCCCCTGAGTCTGGTGCAATATACCTCAGGTTAGAGGAGATGGTAATATCCTTCACTTGAAATTCCAGATATAACATGCATGTTATTGATTGATTTTGCATAAAACCCATAAATGTGTTACCCGGTACTCAGCCCTGGGGATGAGCTCCCACGACGTCATAGGGATGAGAACTCTAAAGCCAGATCCCGTATGCATTACCCAGCAGATGCCCAGCGTTGGCCAACGTGGCCCCTAAACCTGACCAGGCCTTTGGGAGAGACGGTGTGGTTGAGCCGGTGTGTAGCGGATGGTTCCATACACTCTAATGCTTGCAGTCTTCTGTGTTATGTTTTGTGGGCAGACATTGCATCGACAGCAGTTCAGCAGGGCCAGCTCTGTGGTGTGTTCGATGCCACCCGGGAGTGGGGTCATTGGCGCAGTCTGGCCTGCGAGTCCGCCGTGCCTTACATCTGCAAGAAGACCCCCAACATCAGCAGGAGGGCTGAACCCCTCGGTAGCCACCCCCATTGATCTCTCCAGCTTATTTAAAGCACTTCAGTGTGGTTGTCtactcatccatccatccatccatccctttGTCTGTCCAGCCTACTGAAAGTGTACCTTTTGTCTTCTGTGAATCAGACTGTACATGAGTCAGACTGCATTTTAGTCTGATTCTCAGAAGCTTAGTCTTATTGCTGTGTTGGGAAGTTGTTGCAGTGATGTTAGTGTTTGTGGCAAATGTCACAAGACATTTAGCAGAATTCCTGAGCTCTGATTTCTATTGCTGTGTATACTaaaaaaacatcctgtttctatGGTCACCAATCCAGAATCTGATTGGCTAAGAGAATAGATGGTATGAATAGATGGCTGTGAATTCTGCTGAAAAGCTTAACAGCTGTGACCCACCTGGGGCCTAAtctttacacacccacacaaagaaaTTCTCATTGCAGAGTTAAAAGGATATTTTCCAATAATACACTTATTCTACagctttctcttcctctcactctcactctcggTCATGCTCTTTAAGATAACTGGCAGTACAAGGATACCGTGTGTCCAGACGGTTGGCTTGATCATAACGACTTCTGTTACCACTATCTGGAAGAGAAGGCGAGTTGGGAGAACTCCTCTAGCACCTGCAAGTCTCTCGGTGGGGAGCTGACCAGTATCCGCTCCCTGGCTGAGCTACAGCTGCTGCTGCGCTTTCTTAACGGTTAGCCTCCTACTCTCACACCTCCAACTCCCACAACTCCAACTCCTTTTCTTTAATGAGTAAATTAAGTTGCTGTGATTTCTGACAGTAGCTCTATTAAATTTACTTTCTCCTATTGACTTCTAATACTGCTATGGGAGTCTTTGTCTGTCTGATTACTTATACTCCTGCAAAATTTATAattcatgtaaaatatattattgaTCTTTGTCAATCAATTATTAACAAATGGGAATACATCAGCTTCGACATATTTATTGTAGTTATATGGGCTTCAACTATTACTGTCTTtcagctgtgtgcatgttttcatgttcagGTTCAGAGCCCAAAGTGTGGATTGGTTTGTATGTGGAGGCTGAgcatccagcagttcagtggTCCGATGGCTCACCTGTCACTTTTACATCCTGGTACTCGCAGGAGCCTACTCGTCGCCACAAAGACAGCCGCGCGTGTGTCACTGCAAACAGGAAGGTGAGATTACCTGACAAAGGTCAAGCATCATTATCAGAATGAAAATCTGCAAAACATGATGAATTATGCAGACCTGCTTACAACTATTCCTAATTTTATAAATTAGTATATCTGAACATAATATatgtttttagtgtgtttttgtctgtatgaCGATGTCCAGAATGGGAACTGGGAGTTTGAGGAGTGTGAAAAACTGCATCCAGCAGTGTGTCGGACATCAGGCCTTGTAATTCAGCACCCAGCTGGAGAGTTGGACATAGGCTGCCCGGAGGTGCAGAGAATACTCACATTCACTGTTATACCAGAGAGTTAAAATactcacattcactcatataccAGTGATTTAAAAGTTATTGTTAATAGAAAACACTGTAAAGTAACAAAGGCACAGAAAACAAGCGTAAAACGATTCTTAATTTCTTTAGTGCATGTCAGTTTCCTGAAACCTCTTAAACATATTCTATCACTGCGTTATTGCAACATAACCCAGAGGTGATAATGGCCAAATCGGTTAAGAGAGAACCTGTCCAGAGCTGTAGAAATAAAACGGGCTACAGTGTCATATCCAGCCATGTGTGCATAGTGGTTTCTGAATGCCTTGTTTCCGTCATGGATAGTGGCTGATATGCAGTTGTGTGTGACTACGTGTGTTTGGAGGTCAGCGTGGGCTTAAAGAGGCTGACGAGGATGAGGAACGGGCGAGGCCACGGAACAGTGGCGTGATTGAGGAGCTGGCCTGCGCCAGCACGAACTGTTACTAAACTGACTTTTGACTCATTTGGCTGGAAAATGAGAGAGTGATACAGGTGGTAGTGAGGCCAGAGGGCAGAGAACCCTGGATACAGACAGACTGACTCAgggatacacagacacacaaacacagccacacacacacacacagccacacacacgtgtgcatacacacacacacacacacacacacactagctcaAATTGGGGCAGCAGTTCTATTTATGTGCAGGTTCATCTTCTGCCTTGTTGACATTTTTGGTTtcgacacacagacacaacacacgcTCGCCATTTAAAGTATCTGTGAAGAGGTAAAACATGTCAGTAACTGTGGCAGATGGCCACAGGCAGGTTCAGGTTACCACGcagcgtgtttgtgcgtgcatgcatgcaggctTGGAAGATGAGAGTCAGTGGAATTAGGGGCAAATGGAACACAGTTGTGAAAacagaggcaggcagacagcATGTGGACGTATATCTCTCATGTCTCTCCCCTGAGGCAGACCCATACCCGCAGCTCAAAGCACACTGCAGAACACACCCAGCAAccaactacagtgtgtgtgtgtgtgcgtgtgtgtttctgtgtgactGAAGGGCTGGAAGAGGATGGGACAGTCCTGCTATAAGATTGCTGATGAAGACCAGACGTTTGAGGACGCAGTGAGAGGTTATACCTGTAAAGGACCTCTGGTCACCATAGAAGACAGGTAGAGTGAGTGCCTCTTACTCAAAACCAGAAACAAAAACCTGACTTTCTAaatttttgttttacacacacacacacacacacacgtcaaactgtagtgctttttttccttcctgcaGGTTTGAGCAGGCCTTTCTGAACAGCCTGATTGACACTTACAACAGGTCCACTTCTCAGTTGTACTGGATCGCCCTCCAAGATCAGAACCGAACTGGAGAGTACCGCTGGCTGACCCAGAACAGCTCCACAGCGCCCCTCACCTACAGCAACTGGAACCAGCATCAGCCTGGTGAGCGTGGAGCAGCGCAGCCCCTACAGGACTGTTACTGttctgggtttttgtttgtgacTCTTAGTTTATTTGTCAATACCATTCCAGCTCGGGTTTTCTTCCGCTTTAGCGTGTGGTACCAGAACTTTTGTTGTCTTACAGTCAGTTACTTTTCATCACTTAACATCAAGTGTTAAGACAAGCACTCTAGTTACAACACAGCATTCCTAACTGACAGGAAGAACCAATAAATAACTTCAGCTTGAACCAGCAGTTTTAGTGCCTGCAGCAAATCCGAAAGCATGAAAACGCCTTTCTGCGCAGTGACGGGGGGAGGCTGCGTGGTGATGGTGGGTCACTGGCCTCTGGGCCACTGGGAGGTGAAGAACTGCACTTCCCACAAGGCCCTGGCCATTTGCGAGCAGGACGTGAGCAGCTTCCACATGGCCCTGATACCTGCGCCCCACCTTGACCCGCTTGTGCCCTGCAAGGAGGGTTGGGACAGCCGCCCCGGCCTGCCGCACTGCTACAAGGTGGGTGAACTTCTGCCTCTGTCCACGCCgcacttttaaaaacagaggCCAAAGAGGGCATATGGTTTAAATAAATACCCAGAGCCTGATAGCAGGTCTGGACTCGTTAAAAGGCTGGTTAGGTGAGCTTTGTGGATCAAAACCTGTTTCTGGGGCTTATGTTGCTATTCTTCTGGTTTAGCTCAGGGATGGTTAGAGTGatttttgcttttccatttcGGGTTCTTCAGGTGTTCCACAGTGAGAAGATCTTGATGAGCCGCTCATGGTCTGAGGCGGAGTTTTTCTGCCGCGCTCTCGGAGCTGACCTGGCCAGTTTCCACCACTACAAGGAGCAGTCCTTCATCAAACAGCTCCTCACGAACATGTTCCACAGGTTGGTTCCACACACTCGTGCCTTTCCATCCGCACCTGCGTTTAGTGTCCGGAGTTTGAAATAATGAGTCATAAGTGAAGACAACTGCTTGTTGACACAGGCTGTAGGATCTTCTCATGTCTCTTCAGCATTTGTAAACAGGCTGCTGCCTTTCAGGAGCTGCAGGCTTATTAATCAGTGCAGGCTTGGTCTCTGAGCAGCTGCTTACactgccctctctccctctctctctctctctctctctctctctctccctccctccctctctccctctctctctctccctctctccttctctctctccctccctctctccctgctctgcTCCTCCAGTACAGCAGGCCGCTGGTTCTGGGTTGGCTTCAGTAGGAGAGACCCCAAGTCTGCTGGAGCCTGGGCTTGGTCAGATGGCACAccggtgaagagagagagagatgggtggatggagggatggatggatgctaGCCAGCTTGATGaacagatggatggatgcatggacGAGTTGATAAATGGGTGGATGCTCAGACAGTTTTCAGGAACTGGGAACAGAAATATGAACAGATGTATAGGTCATAAGCAGCTATAATAAGTGAATGCGTTGTTTCACTGATGttgctgttttctctttgtaattgtgttttttttttttttgcttttgttctctcATTCTAATAATTGCAGATTCTCTTAAAATTTTGAATGCAGTCATTGGACTAAGTTCCTTCCCATGGGTGTGTTCTGTTGAGTGTTGTTAATGTAACAAACGCTGCTCTGCTCACCAGCCGAACGCTCTTCTCTAATTTCTAATACCTGTCCTGCAGGTGGCGACATCGTTCATAGAGGATAAGAATGAGGACGTGAGCACGCATGAGTGTGCAGCTTACAGCGGTCTAAACAACGCCCTCTCACCACGGTCGTGCGAGGCCAAACACGAGTGGATATGCAAAGTGCCCAGAGGTTGGTGCGAAAGGAGGCGGGTCACTGCTGCCTTTGGTCTCTGTGGAAAACGCCTCCTGATGGAttgctttcttgttttgtttttttcaggggCAGAGATAACAAAGCCTTATTGGTACAATAATCGTAAGTGACCTTATATTATGTTCACTCTTAATGATGATGGAGATGGTAGTGGCGGTGCCTCAAGTTGACGTCCTATTGGTGTGGGTAGAGAGCGAGCCGTGGGTGTTTTACCGTGGAGCAGAGTACTTCCTGGGCAGCCAGCCGTTCCCATGGGAGTCTGTGCTGTTTGCCTGCAAAATGATGGGCGCAGACCTGCTAACCTTACACTCCAAAGAAGAGGCTGGCTTTATCAAGGGACACATGATGaaagtgtgtgcgcacacacacgcacgcgcacactcacacatgcacacacgtatatGATGTCATATTGAAATCTATTTCTGTTACACATGGATGGTGCACAAATGCCCAAACAGATAATATGTACAGGATTTTGAATCATGTTCAAGTTCCCTCCAGAACAGATCTGAGCTCCCAGGGGGCGTCAGTAATCTACCCTGCTGCCTCTGAACTGGGAGTTTAGTGGGCTGGGAATGGCCTCTAAGCAtcaaatgccacacacacacacacacacacacacacacacacacacacacaaacaactttGTGGTGTGAAGTCTCATTGGTTTCTCAAGAAAGCATCATTAAAGTGCCTTTTTGCAGCGTAAGTTGTGAGAgagcactctccctctctttttctctcttatcTAGGTCCCTCGTGCCTCTACCGAATGGTGGCTTGGTCTCTCCGCTGGCAGTGGGCACTACGGCTACAGGTGCTTTTGCATCTTAACTCAGGTTTATGGAAAAAGACGTTTGACACAGTGGTCAATTTTGTCTTTATGACAGTAATAAGTCTTTTGGTGCTCATTTGTCTTTTGCATGTGCGaacatccctgtgtgtgtgtgtgtgtgtgtgtgtcttctttaGCTGGACTGATGGATCTGCTCTAGACTAtgagaaatggaaaaatggaagACCTCTTAAAGCAACAggacaaaaatgtgtttatatgtcaTCTCTGTCTGGTGAGCAGTACAGTATCAGAATGAGTGTGTTGTCTTGTGTGTTCTCAGACATTAGCCTATGCCTTCCTGTGGCTAAGTGTccactgtgtgtgcaggggagTGGTCAACGGGGCGCTGTGCAGAACCCCgtgcatatgcatgcaaacGCAGGACCGTGTCCGTTCTGGAGGTTCTACGGGAGCCTAAGTTCATCGGTGCCTGTCCGCCAAAGTGGTTCTACTTTGGATACAAGGTAGAGTGAGGACATGCACgcttacacatttacatttaattcatttcataCCTGCATGTAGGGTTGAGAATTCCATAATATTTCAGAATCCAAATGCTATAGTCCAGTGCTCTTAACAACCACAGTGCTGGAGGTTGGTCATTACCAGTGTtgctcatatctctctctctctctctctctctctctctctctctcatctgtttGGCTAGTGTCTGCTGCTGCACCTCCCAgcacagcaggaggaggggaaaACCTGGGTCGAAGCCCGGTCCATCTGCGCCAACCTCCACGGAACACTGGTCAGCATTGAGAATGGTATTGAGCAAGGTGAGGGAGGCGTGGCCCTGTGATCTTGTGCGTCCTGCAGCCTTAGCTGTGCTCCGTGACTGCTCACGACTTCCTCCTGTCTTTTGATCGAAGCTTACGTCACCATGCTGCTTGATGGCTTTTCGCCCGGCGTTTGGATCGGCCTGAGGGACACAAATGCCACAAAGTGGGTTAGCGGCAAATCGGTCACTTACACCAACTGGTCTCCTGTAGAACCCAAGAGCTCCAGCACTGTACGTAGAGATGcgtttgttttgtatttgaatgtgtgtgtctgatttccCAGGATCTTTGGATATgatgcgtgtctgtctgtctgtctgtctgtctgtctgtctacaggAAGAAGAATGGTTAAACACTGCAAGTGTAGGGGCTGAACCATTATGCACTGTTCTATCCAGCAATCACAACTTTCACTTAGTGGGGGCCTGGTATAATGAGAAGTGCACCCAGGTTGGATATGGCTTTGTCTGTCAAAAGCCACAAGGTGTGAACTGACATGCTCATAGTATATCTGTGTCTATATGTCTGTCCGTATTCTTCATTCATATGATGAGTGCATAATATTCACCTGAATCACAGGTAATGCATCACAGAATCTGTCATCaaattctttccttttctctctctctctcctctctctctctctctctctctctctctctctctctctctctctctctctctctctctctctctctctctctctctctctctctctctctctctctctctctttctctttctctgcttcagATGTGACTAAACGTCCCTCCCACTCAAATAGGGATACTGCCTACCTAGACTCTGAGTACAGGAACCGGAGTTACCATGTTGTCCGTGGCAACCTGAGCTGGTCCGAAGCTCTGAGGAGCTGTATGGAGAAACACATGGACCTGGTGAGCATCTCGGACCCTTTCCATCAGGCCTACCTCACTGTGCTGGTGAACAGGCTGGCAGCGCCCCACTGGATTGGCTTCTTTAGCGAGGATGTAAGTATCATACAGTACTCACCACATtcggggtgtgtgcgtgtggataTGAATATAGAACAATCCCTCTTCCCACAGGATGGTATAAATTACCATTGGACTGATGGCAGTGACACTGTGTTCACACACTGGAACTTGgctgatgatgaggaggatgaaggctTTGTGTTGGGagactgtgtgtatatggatGTCACAGGAGGCTGGAACCGGGCTGACTGTGACATGCAGCTCTCAGGAGCACTGTGCTACGCACCTCGTCTGAGTGAGTCTGGCTCACTGTCTGGCTTTTTCCTCTGCTCCCCTCATAGACCTACACACATTTAAGCCTTAGTGGCCTGTTTTTTGTACTGTGGCCTGTCTTAATCTGTGATTAGCTCATCCTGAATAtactgcctctctcttcctccttcagaAAGGGTTGCGTTCTCCTATGAAGTGGTCTGCAAAGAAACATGGCTGAAGTTTCGGGGGAGCTGCTACAGTTTCGAGTCGGTTATCTTGAAACTGCCCTTAGAGGAAGCAAGGGAATACTGCAGGAAAAAAGGTACCGTGCTACTGGCCTGTTTGAAGGGTGTTAAAAGTGCTCTCTGGTGACTCTCTGAACTGTGCCGGGCTTTAGTGTTACACCATTGCCTTTTTATGGGTTACTGAGAATTTTCTGATTACATTCATAAGTTTGCTATTGgttattattttctgttttcaagAGAATTCTTCTGATGTTTTGACCATCCGAGACGAGGCGGAGAATCGCTTCTTCCTGGAACAGTTGAAGGACTTTTATGATGGCTTTCAGACTGTGTGGCTCGGGATTTATTATGATATAGACAGTAAGAGTCACTGACTTAGACACGTTTGTTTTTCATCTCCATAGCCAAGAACATAAAATGGAGAACTGAAAATCTTCCAAAATCATGGGTTATTTAACCATAAACATTTAGTTGTGCTGTGGGATCTATTTTAAGATGTGGGTTAACCTTATCACATTTTTCTTCTGGCATGGACAGctgtgatatattttttaagCCATAAGTGAAATCAATAAGGACGATAAATTCTTTAGGATATAGAGGATCAGTAAATGTCAtttgcatggaaaaaaaatcaacacgTTTTGTGCAGGAGATGCTTTGTCCTGGATGGATGGGTCAGTGCTGGACTACACCAACTGGCGCTGGAAGGTTCCGGAGAAGAGTGTGATGAAGGCGGACACGTGTGTGTCAGCACGGGTGTCGGATGGCGAGTGGCTACTGGCCAACTGCAGGGACAGACTGGGCTTCGTATGCAAAACACGCTCAGGTGGCCCACATGCAtatgtgacctctgacctcaacaTCAAATGTGCCTTTAGTGGACATCTGTGCTCATTATCGTTATTAGGTATAGGTATTGTAAAGTATGGGTAGGTATTGTAAAGTATGGGTAGGTATTGTTTTCTTGCCTGCTTCACATCTTTTGGCATCATAATgacttcagacacacacatgataATGACTTCAGACATTATGGAACAGATTTTTATCCAAGATGATTGATGTCCCATCACTGCAGTCTTGTCACagatgtatgtctgtgtttttggtcGTCTGTAAGATGTCTacagaacataaacaaaacaagcagcacACTGCCCACCCTCGGCTTCCCCGAGGCCGTGTGGCAGCATTTGTACAGAGACGAGAACCCGAAGCAGGGAAGTTTCCTGTGAAACCAAGTTTCCGTTTTGGATCTGATAAAACTCTTACTGCGCTAATAAAAGCTTTGAATATCATTTTGTAGCCCAAACTCGGTGCT from the Electrophorus electricus isolate fEleEle1 chromosome 26, fEleEle1.pri, whole genome shotgun sequence genome contains:
- the pla2r1 gene encoding secretory phospholipase A2 receptor isoform X4; this encodes MRGYRFHTLSKAILFFVVLLSGSGCATVEYEVLESGQLSEFYSKGVFLLESVSLNSCLRADPSGLSMASCDRPTAALLWKWVSRHRLFNLGTSLCLGINVSSLHQPEVGIFKCPTSLQAMWWRCSASMLYGSLHNKLAVVASKVVVRRRSMHQWRIYGGTGEAPCAYPYEEIHTLLGNAHGMPCAMPFLYNTQWYWECTSEGREDQHLWCSTTSLYDQDQRWGFCPTSVSGCDSFWESSADLKACYQFNLNSLLTWSQAYTSCQSQGGDLLSITHVAEHSYIRERLSDIGVVVWIGLNHLAKAEGWQWSDRSPLSLVQYTSDIASTAVQQGQLCGVFDATREWGHWRSLACESAVPYICKKTPNISRRAEPLDNWQYKDTVCPDGWLDHNDFCYHYLEEKASWENSSSTCKSLGGELTSIRSLAELQLLLRFLNGSEPKVWIGLYVEAEHPAVQWSDGSPVTFTSWYSQEPTRRHKDSRACVTANRKNGNWEFEECEKLHPAVCRTSGLVIQHPAGELDIGCPEGWKRMGQSCYKIADEDQTFEDAVRGYTCKGPLVTIEDRFEQAFLNSLIDTYNRSTSQLYWIALQDQNRTGEYRWLTQNSSTAPLTYSNWNQHQPVTGGGCVVMVGHWPLGHWEVKNCTSHKALAICEQDVSSFHMALIPAPHLDPLVPCKEGWDSRPGLPHCYKVFHSEKILMSRSWSEAEFFCRALGADLASFHHYKEQSFIKQLLTNMFHSTAGRWFWVGFSRRDPKSAGAWAWSDGTPVATSFIEDKNEDVSTHECAAYSGLNNALSPRSCEAKHEWICKVPRGAEITKPYWYNNQSEPWVFYRGAEYFLGSQPFPWESVLFACKMMGADLLTLHSKEEAGFIKGHMMKVPRASTEWWLGLSAGSGHYGYSWTDGSALDYEKWKNGRPLKATGQKCVYMSSLSGEWSTGRCAEPRAYACKRRTVSVLEVLREPKFIGACPPKWFYFGYKCLLLHLPAQQEEGKTWVEARSICANLHGTLVSIENGIEQAYVTMLLDGFSPGVWIGLRDTNATKWVSGKSVTYTNWSPVEPKSSSTEEEWLNTASVGAEPLCTVLSSNHNFHLVGAWYNEKCTQVGYGFVCQKPQDVTKRPSHSNRDTAYLDSEYRNRSYHVVRGNLSWSEALRSCMEKHMDLVSISDPFHQAYLTVLVNRLAAPHWIGFFSEDDGINYHWTDGSDTVFTHWNLADDEEDEGFVLGDCVYMDVTGGWNRADCDMQLSGALCYAPRLKRVAFSYEVVCKETWLKFRGSCYSFESVILKLPLEEAREYCRKKENSSDVLTIRDEAENRFFLEQLKDFYDGFQTVWLGIYYDIDRDALSWMDGSVLDYTNWRWKVPEKSVMKADTCVSARVSDGEWLLANCRDRLGFVCKTRSEVDPEVEVKALNSLHHGIVPAAVLVAILFFAVLAGLLWFVYKRNTLGFRRLPSLGNAYYRQSSSQATDSDGNVLLTDLETQPGDE
- the pla2r1 gene encoding secretory phospholipase A2 receptor isoform X3, translated to MRGYRFHTLSKAILFFVVLLSGSGCATVEYEVLESGQLSEFYSKGVFLLESVSLNSCLRADPSGLSMASCDRPTAALLWKWVSRHRLFNLGTSLCLGINVSSLHQPEVGIFKCPTSLQAMWWRCSASMLYGSLHNKLAVVASKVVVRRRSMHQWRIYGGTGEAPCAYPYEEIHTLLGNAHGMPCAMPFLYNTQWYWECTSEGREDQHLWCSTTSLYDQDQRWGFCPTSVSGCDSFWESSADLKACYQFNLNSLLTWSQAYTSCQSQGGDLLSITHVAEHSYIRDIASTAVQQGQLCGVFDATREWGHWRSLACESAVPYICKKTPNISRRAEPLDNWQYKDTVCPDGWLDHNDFCYHYLEEKASWENSSSTCKSLGGELTSIRSLAELQLLLRFLNGSEPKVWIGLYVEAEHPAVQWSDGSPVTFTSWYSQEPTRRHKDSRACVTANRKNGNWEFEECEKLHPAVCRTSGLVIQHPAGELDIGCPEGWKRMGQSCYKIADEDQTFEDAVRGYTCKGPLVTIEDRFEQAFLNSLIDTYNRSTSQLYWIALQDQNRTGEYRWLTQNSSTAPLTYSNWNQHQPVTGGGCVVMVGHWPLGHWEVKNCTSHKALAICEQDVSSFHMALIPAPHLDPLVPCKEGWDSRPGLPHCYKVFHSEKILMSRSWSEAEFFCRALGADLASFHHYKEQSFIKQLLTNMFHSTAGRWFWVGFSRRDPKSAGAWAWSDGTPVKRERDGWMEGWMDASQLDEQMDGCMDELINGWMLRQFSGTGNRNMNRCIDSLKILNAVIGLSSFPWVATSFIEDKNEDVSTHECAAYSGLNNALSPRSCEAKHEWICKVPRGAEITKPYWYNNQSEPWVFYRGAEYFLGSQPFPWESVLFACKMMGADLLTLHSKEEAGFIKGHMMKVPRASTEWWLGLSAGSGHYGYSWTDGSALDYEKWKNGRPLKATGQKCVYMSSLSGEWSTGRCAEPRAYACKRRTVSVLEVLREPKFIGACPPKWFYFGYKCLLLHLPAQQEEGKTWVEARSICANLHGTLVSIENGIEQAYVTMLLDGFSPGVWIGLRDTNATKWVSGKSVTYTNWSPVEPKSSSTEEEWLNTASVGAEPLCTVLSSNHNFHLVGAWYNEKCTQVGYGFVCQKPQDVTKRPSHSNRDTAYLDSEYRNRSYHVVRGNLSWSEALRSCMEKHMDLVSISDPFHQAYLTVLVNRLAAPHWIGFFSEDDGINYHWTDGSDTVFTHWNLADDEEDEGFVLGDCVYMDVTGGWNRADCDMQLSGALCYAPRLKRVAFSYEVVCKETWLKFRGSCYSFESVILKLPLEEAREYCRKKENSSDVLTIRDEAENRFFLEQLKDFYDGFQTVWLGIYYDIDRDALSWMDGSVLDYTNWRWKVPEKSVMKADTCVSARVSDGEWLLANCRDRLGFVCKTRSEVDPEVEVKALNSLHHGIVPAAVLVAILFFAVLAGLLWFVYKRNTLGFRRLPSLGNAYYRQSSSQATDSDGNVLLTDLETQPGDE
- the pla2r1 gene encoding secretory phospholipase A2 receptor isoform X6 is translated as MPACHLDIHTDIASTAVQQGQLCGVFDATREWGHWRSLACESAVPYICKKTPNISRRAEPLDNWQYKDTVCPDGWLDHNDFCYHYLEEKASWENSSSTCKSLGGELTSIRSLAELQLLLRFLNGSEPKVWIGLYVEAEHPAVQWSDGSPVTFTSWYSQEPTRRHKDSRACVTANRKNGNWEFEECEKLHPAVCRTSGLVIQHPAGELDIGCPEGWKRMGQSCYKIADEDQTFEDAVRGYTCKGPLVTIEDRFEQAFLNSLIDTYNRSTSQLYWIALQDQNRTGEYRWLTQNSSTAPLTYSNWNQHQPVTGGGCVVMVGHWPLGHWEVKNCTSHKALAICEQDVSSFHMALIPAPHLDPLVPCKEGWDSRPGLPHCYKVFHSEKILMSRSWSEAEFFCRALGADLASFHHYKEQSFIKQLLTNMFHSTAGRWFWVGFSRRDPKSAGAWAWSDGTPVKRERDGWMEGWMDASQLDEQMDGCMDELINGWMLRQFSGTGNRNMNRCIDSLKILNAVIGLSSFPWVATSFIEDKNEDVSTHECAAYSGLNNALSPRSCEAKHEWICKVPRGAEITKPYWYNNQSEPWVFYRGAEYFLGSQPFPWESVLFACKMMGADLLTLHSKEEAGFIKGHMMKVPRASTEWWLGLSAGSGHYGYSWTDGSALDYEKWKNGRPLKATGQKCVYMSSLSGEWSTGRCAEPRAYACKRRTVSVLEVLREPKFIGACPPKWFYFGYKCLLLHLPAQQEEGKTWVEARSICANLHGTLVSIENGIEQAYVTMLLDGFSPGVWIGLRDTNATKWVSGKSVTYTNWSPVEPKSSSTEEEWLNTASVGAEPLCTVLSSNHNFHLVGAWYNEKCTQVGYGFVCQKPQDVTKRPSHSNRDTAYLDSEYRNRSYHVVRGNLSWSEALRSCMEKHMDLVSISDPFHQAYLTVLVNRLAAPHWIGFFSEDDGINYHWTDGSDTVFTHWNLADDEEDEGFVLGDCVYMDVTGGWNRADCDMQLSGALCYAPRLKRVAFSYEVVCKETWLKFRGSCYSFESVILKLPLEEAREYCRKKENSSDVLTIRDEAENRFFLEQLKDFYDGFQTVWLGIYYDIDRDALSWMDGSVLDYTNWRWKVPEKSVMKADTCVSARVSDGEWLLANCRDRLGFVCKTRSEVDPEVEVKALNSLHHGIVPAAVLVAILFFAVLAGLLWFVYKRNTLGFRRLPSLGNAYYRQSSSQATDSDGNVLLTDLETQPGDE